The following are encoded in a window of Natronomonas gomsonensis genomic DNA:
- a CDS encoding DUF7389 domain-containing protein → MSEHTQPSRADDESAEASEQPTQTEYIERSDVGVSLTVKLKRGTGTRDQDEVIAKAKGKTLEDAREDMEILREYIHDLAEDARQIQPAAPHEE, encoded by the coding sequence ATGTCAGAACACACCCAGCCATCTCGTGCGGATGACGAATCGGCCGAAGCCAGTGAGCAACCGACACAAACGGAGTACATCGAACGCAGTGACGTCGGCGTCTCCCTCACCGTGAAGCTCAAGCGTGGAACCGGTACCAGGGATCAGGACGAGGTGATCGCGAAGGCGAAAGGCAAGACACTCGAAGATGCCCGCGAGGACATGGAAATCCTCCGGGAGTACATCCACGATCTTGCTGAGGACGCTCGCCAGATCCAGCCAGCAGCCCCACACGAAGAGTAA